tttggaggttccaccgagatggcaaccgtcttcactggggctgtgtgattcctgaccgtttttgtaggacgaccgtggtagccggcacctgggcatttggcccgagcggtcctcctcctgaacggaagggtgcacgaccacagtgaggtctacgccatcgaacctgttggttcccactctgttctggtagggatcccgggatctgacatcaggaatctggtcaggtaattatttctgtgttttgtccggactgaggactgttctgtctctgtgtctatccgtcctcctgtggagtgtttgagtctgggtgccatctccgtccggggatcggccgaccaaggggttcctgtccccgcggtctgagtgagtgaaatctgcacaatcgcagccgcaccgcaccttgggtaaaacccttggtgtgaaagcaagggcgattgagtcagtagcctgtgggctccttttgtgtgttgcaccgggcatcgctctgacgaacccgaatttccttcttgtgtgattggtgtgtgtaaagtcctcctgtattggtaaccagacgtctaagtcgggacagttccctaaaggaacgccggctcagttttaggaagggtccggactcctgtaaatttctggaaaaatggtctaggctaactcagggagatcccaaaacttagtggccactgttaaaaccttggaacaaggaccgagtggacatcttaaaaaaaacaaactcggtcagcctaaaactaaattggctaaaggagaggttaattgtttcatgcagtggtgggaagaggcaaatcgtaggtggacaaaatcaaaactcacctctctcaaatattcaaataataaattaaaagctttattaaaagcctcctctcccaccaccagactgagcgctccccttcaccctgaaAAACaccaacaaccccggatcgatcccaactcccttcatactcccctctcattgtaaaaaggataaaatgccccttgttctgttccccttcgttgtctgcctcagaaactgattctttagtgttccattaccaattcagcaaggagggtgggctcctcaactagcccccacccttcctgggccctttccttaagcatttctttcaaaattgtgaaatgaccacaatatcactcacaaaaatggttcattggaaaaagcaggattgggcccagacaagcaggcaagcaacagataaagaaactaaaaaaaaaaaacaggttggaagccctaagggtatagtgtcaggagtaagtgcaagtatgaacccctggaacaatacttaaaatggtgaaatctgagttgataaaggtgtcattttgggaaataaacaagtgatttaaggaaagagtgaaaagttaactctatagAGActagagagaattaaacagttaaactttgtgaaaatgttaaaaaggatcttgttaaaagaattcttggtttctttgcagccattctaaaggaaaaatgggcccttttccagaggaatgtctgtaaataatccaggtaaagagactatctaattaaaataaatttgactatggacaattgagtcaaatttgctaaaagaacatagggggggttctattggaacttaactgccccaaatgtataaaggtaatgtaatctatgtacagctatgtaaaaacaaagcagtgtaagagggatgttaagggagagaaaatgtgtatgtatctgtctgtctatgggaatatgtgaggtttgtaaaactcctgttttgtaagtttaagataaattggttttgttttgtttataatgccactaaaaatccatttgactctttaattcaaagctgcaaaactgacagacctttttgccagacacaggtaatcagtgttggttgactttgagatttggtatttaacccttaaggggtaacttgattctttacaaaatttaaatgttttcaaataaagaccaagtcatgactgcagcaggacagtcaaaatcagaaaaatagggagagattctggattctgtttgtttttgtaacaaaatagcaaatgaaagctgtaggaaaagaataaaatcagtggccctctgaagcaacagcaggggtgaggtgcacaaaacaaaaagaagaaatgttagaaacactgagccttaaaatggctctgtgtaatcagactgtcactttgataagggtaaataaaactctgtaagaacaaaagaaacagttacacttatgtaaaaattaatatggctaatgttttaaaagttaaagtatagaaggaatgtgcagacatgtgcagtgtatattatagagggggtaaaagaaatgcaaacgaaacatgctacttaattaaaatcctattcgggctccaaaggagccacaatagactgtgttcTTTTTCAGCActatgtgtgttttggaagcaagagttaaaagtaatcaaaactctggtaaaagttaattgtgttccttttaagacagagtctctgagctctgctaatggttttgaatccaaaagccaagcctgtgtggatgcaaattatctaactgataaaggaagtgagagaactgccagcacaaagaagttgcagataaagaacatacctggtcagcaaacaaatggtctaaataaaaggcacggtataacaagatacctttaattaaaataaatttaatgttactacgtacccctgtaacaatgtatagtgtgtatgatttttgaagaaaaaaaaatcctttatggtaatgatgcttttcagctgttacctgtgaacaaacttaaagcttaatacagcaggaaagacattgtaaccttggtctgctgtaaagggaaaactgaggtacaccacctcatggatttaatgactgaacagtgggataatttccccataactcttaaaagatagaagccattaaaacctggcctgcctatagaacaaaaacacaggaaaatatggaggtaattcctcttgttttgcctgcaatcagcaagggtatttgtaaaagaaaggaatattttaagcaataatgaatgccaccccaaaaggggtagaaaaaaatattatttttgtctttcaggaaaagctgataccagctacaggacaacctaataagaaacaaataaaagtgggtatgcttatccatgcctgttgctccaaagccctgtagtaaagacatctcactaggatcctgtatgtgggataaaatgaataatgagaccaaagtactgtatagtgggctatgtgtatgtgttaattcttgggggggaaagtgttttaaaagaatggaagtgttagcaaccttccaatagacaaatgtaaatgtaatgtaagtaatgtgtttacaaaagataaaaaggtaatatagttcctaaaaacaaacaaaagggcaatgtgggaaaccaaaccattcatattatacatgcaaatggcagcatgttaagaattgccactgcagaaagacataacagcttaccattggtataatgtattttctgaatggtctcccacaactactggcgtactaatgttactaaccctaattggttttgattttaaattgtatgtgtttaattgtaatgtttaaaatgtgctgttggataaaacaaatgtatgcaaagctagagccacaggcccaaatcacctcccagtattttctattacgtggactaaataagaagtgacactggcgattaataatcttggtgtcaaaagggggatatgtaggagcaggatcttataatgtcccataggaattaatgtatgatttgatttcatccctgtcagccaccctttttgaatagcagaaaggaatgacagaccagaacaatccttatgactgattatggtcacccttttgttttagaataagttataatgtctactatggtttcctatatgtattacaaagtaggcctctaattaaatatacatattgtgtctatgttaagtagattagaggaacattgaaggcctgggtctcaatgtaaattgtcttggttattgattgtaaaacttaacaaggtttaatttgcaatgccttttttgctccatataaaatactactgtttgtattctcaatctgtgtgaataaggaatgtatgcatcaggaaaagataaggtgtgaaggccattgttatagccagagtcaaggaagaaggagtaaAGAGACATAAAGGACATCAAaaaaatcatcaggtactgcttactatccagatggctgttaaactgtctggcatcacagcgtgcatacatgcttcgcagtataagaaggcaccccccagcaaaccaatcacctcaggaccacgcagagtcaattttgactccagaaaaagacgtagaggaacagcctgcaataccttaccatctacgctctcgtaagggttgccagaagcagacgaggacctaaagcaaggcccaaaaagaagcagtagtgagcctagcgcctgctgcctggtggatgtaaaaccgtgactgcggttccctcagttgaggttgtcagaaccggaagggccttgcctgcaacatgtgcctctggtggcgcctgttcctcagctgctggtgtcttaaggtctggggagtccacaatgacaattcttttatccagcagcaagtgtggatagctcagactcttaatatttctaattgctgggtctgcagccacatcccagcccactctcaagctggtgttcctgtcctggcaatcccactcaattccccagacctcactggaggacctcgtccgtttaacagaacatggaacaataatgacacttgggaagcagtgggaataaatgtatctaaatggataagtgtggtggagggaaaaggtcattggtgttgggtgtgtaatgagacagggctggatctgggaaaaagtcattgccttcagcatattgtggtcaatggtgtatgggattattcaaacaaaactaaagagtggtgggccaggtatggggatatgaatttttttctcaacctgggatcaaacagaaaaatcaagctcatgttccccctacagtaaccttagtgaaaacaatacaatctttcaataccatgcaaataacaccactcctcgtaaggagaattaccctgtgcccttcggaggatattgctcctcctttgtaggcacctatgtgacaaatgggtgcaaccaacccttcccagccttaataggccatcattgggtttgtggaaccaaagcttatactgtgttaccagctaactggtcaggtatctgttatcccgcccgactcttcccacaattccgagtgctagggtccttcccacgagaacgcctccgtaatttcaggcgaagaagaagggacttatcagatgcccaatggtatgtaaataacataagccccttgacctgggaagaggccattggcggttcccttatcccacttgggggagtaatacaccatgcaaaaaggctcctaaggttacaagcagtagttgaaataatggcaaaagaaaccggagagagtttaaagaccctggccaaagaaacaggggtgatccgacagatggccctccaaaaccgttaggcattggacatagtgctggcggccaaaggagggacctgtgctctcattggaaagaatgttgtgtgttcatacctgacgacaccaatgaggtaatagatcgtgctagtcacttagaacaaattgcatatcttccccatgaagagccaagttctttatggaagtggctaagtaacctattcaatttctctggcaccggaaactggttgtttcagggagccctgactatcctgtttggaatcctaatgatttttgtatgttttcagttaatctcctgttgtatccagaattgtgtaaggtatgccacccaggtgactaccccaaaacagagtgctaatatgatggtgttaaatatcactgatgaacgaagagataaagaactattaatatgtggaacccagtaattgttggtctttgcgtaagcttgaccaaaaggagggattgtgaaagtgaaatgaattatattaaagaaatagaatgaattaaagaatgctgtatgtacctttaagtagaaatgagaaaagctgcaagccaggggggcaggaaagcagacattaactgcttaacttgccacttaagggcaattggtgaagcattagtcttagatcgataagagttaacaaggaagcaggatatgcatattatgctccatgcatattttacaattttgctctctctgtccctttgtttagttcgcacccttttatctgtataaataagactgtttgaatcttgcatggaggctcacattatctgaatgtattagcagagcgctgtgctaataaaacagagtggtctgacaaactatgagtcctgagtctaactttgacaagaGCAACTTCTATGTACTCCAATTTAGGCAAGTTAGGTGATGTTCCGTGGTTCTTGGCAGGCTACAACACAGCTCTTAGCTGGGCAGCTTTTATGCTTGCTCTGCAAGTACCATTTCTCTTCCCACAGCAGCTGAACACAGGCTCCAATGTAACTTGAATTCCCCAAAAAGGAACGACATAAGGTTTTATTCTTCGTGGGTAAATATTTAAATGCATTATATAATGGACTCTTAGATGTGATGAAATTTTACTCTGGCCATGGAAGTTAGTAAAATTAAAGTTAACTCTAAATGGTCACTCAAAAGTGAAGATTCAAGAAACATCAATAATTTCACCAGCAAATAGTGAAAAACGGATTGTGGAACAACTTACCTGACCCCCTGACCTTCCACGACCATACTGTCTGCCCTCTTTAAAACCTGCATCCCAATCTGTCCTGATGATCCGATCATCAAGCCGTGTCCCATTGATGTATCTCATTGCATTTTCAGCATCTCCTCTTGAGTAGTATCTTAGGATTATGTTAAAGAATGAGGTTCAACAGTCTTTCAAACTTCTATAGAACATAAGTATTCAAATGCAATGATCTCAACAAATATTTGATTGAGTTTGACTCATTCCTAggttagattttaaaaatcaattcctTTTtcacaaatcaaatcaaatagcGTGTGTTAAATGGCAGTAATCCAGGATTGTTAGGAATGGTATGAAATATCAGATTAATTTAACTCTATGatttgcaaaataaaaattaaactatTAACTCAAGAAGAAACAAGCACCCACCTGTTGTAAAGTCAACAGGAAAATCAACTAGCTTCAAAGAGTCCAGAATTTAACCTAGTTAAAAAGGACAGGTTTGCAGGATtactaaaaataattttacaggAATGTTTGCCTTGTATTTAATGGAAATTCAAGACAGTCACAAAAAAAGAATACCCGGGATCTGTCTACCTAGGCATTTATGATATATTTATCACTGTGGTAGTTTAGCATCTAGAAGGTGTTTGATTTAGTCACAGATGAGACAAGTTAGCTATTAAGCCACTTTCCACACTAACTGACAGAAAATCAGATTCTCCATACCACACAAATATACTGTCAGATcccaaataattaaaataatgggACTCCCCCAACATCCTTTTTGAGACTATTTTACAGTCTACTAGATCTCACTGTTAGAATGCATATCAGGGAAAAGTTTCCCTTTTCTTCATCCAGGTGTAtatcattactccttgttataCTCTACAGAAACTAAAAAGCAGGACAAAATTTGAGATCTCAGATCTAATGTTATATttgtaaaaatatgtttttataaaatacaAGACCTTTAGAAATATTTCCATGTGTTTTTTTATTCAAATACAAATGAATTTGTAAACAAATACCCACTGTATTATTACAGTATTTGCAATCCAAACTGATTTCTACTAGTGAAAAGTGCTAGACAAGAACTGGCTGTTATGAGTACCTGAAGTATAGCCTAGTTGAGACAAATGTCAAACAGTATAGTTAAGAGTAAATTATAGTTAAAgatttttaattctatttttgtAATCCCAAAAAACAGCAACAAGTCTTTTACATCTATGATCTTTAACCTGACAATAACCCTTCCAACAATTTTGGGGGCCTGAAGTTAGCCATTTTATTCAAATTGATATGAGGAAACAAAGTTTGGCTTCTCAAGCTCTCTAATCATACATGGCACCCTTATGTGCTCTAAATATGTCAGCTTCTTTCTTGTACTATACTGCCCAGAACAGTGACCCAGTGCCCTGGAGAGAGGGATTAGCACAAAAATACCCAGTCCCACACAATAGAATCATTTCAATTTTAGGTCCCATCTATACAATAATATCTTGTGTTACAATTTAGTCACCCAGACTTTAAAAATTAGGTTAAATCTTGCAGTATAGACAGGACTGCAGTGTTTACCATATTCACAAAGAGCTCCCCTGTCTGAGACTTTATCACTGATGGAACACTTCAACAGCACAGTTCAGTCTTATCCGCACTGCAAGGCTAAACTGTGTTTTAACCCGGTTGGTTATTACATAGTAATTGTACCTACAATAGGAACAAAGCCAAGCCTTTACAACTCTTTTACTCTGGTTAGGgttgtctagatcaggggtcggcaacatttcagaagtggtgtgccgagtcttcatttattcatgctaatttaaggtttcgcgtgccagtaatacattttaacctttttataaggcctctttctataagtctataatatataactaaactattgttggatGTAAAATacataaggtttcaaaatgtttaagaagcttcatttaaaattaaattataatgcaGAGCCCACCGGACTGGTggctaggacccgggcagtgtgagtgccactgaaaatcagctcgtgtgccgccttcggcacgcatgccataggttgcctaccccggtctaGATTTTGGCTTCCATACCCACTGTATAGATGTTTTACTTTGCAGACAAGGATACTCAACAAAACAGAAACCACAAGCAGTTTTCTTCACTTTGTCCAGGCCCATAATGATTTTCTTTATATCCCCACTTTTACCAAACAGTTCATAGATCTGCTCTTCTGTTGTATAGAAGGAGAGATTCCCCACATACAGGGTGCAGCTCTTTTTCAGCAGTCGCTCCTGGTCATATCTGTTACCCTGAAATTTCAAATAGTAAAAACCAACATTTAGACTCCACTCCATTCAATATCTTCAACAGTAAAGTGGCAACATGTGGGATGAGTTGATCTGCAATACCTTAACAGTACTGGGAAATATTTCAGATAAGAGGCTGAACAAACACACTAGCCCACAtatgcccatttaaaaaaacaaaaaacaaaaaaaccctctagcCCTTATGGTTATAAAGATAATCTTCCAAAAATGAACAGAATAGACTACAAGGCACTTTTCCAAGTTTGCAGAAAGCACCAGTACTTCTGCTGCTCGGAGCCTTGCAAAGCAGTTCCAGAGTGAACTGACACGGAATCCTGTTTTCACTGCTTTTAGTCCCAactgccaagcagcagcagaatggGCCAATTTCACTCTGCTGCTTAGGAGCAGCAGAAGAGCCAGTGGAATTATTGTTTGAGAAATAACTCAAAAATGAACTCCGGGATAAGGAATAGACTAGGGAAATTGCACCCACATCACAGCAATCAAGAGGCTGTGAGAAAGCTAAAGCAGTAGAGACATTTCAGCCGCCCTCACAAGGCAAGAAGCTCGGAAACAAGAGGGAATGGCCCTTGTCCAGCAGCTGAGGTCAGCTTTCCCCTGGTCACTGCATCTGGACAGCAGAGATTCAGCTTTTTAATCAGTTTGTGAGGAACAGTTTAATCCTGTAACtgagaggtgggcaaactatgggccacatccggcccgcgggaccctcctgccggcccctgagctcctgtcctgggaggctagccccggcccctcccctgctgttccggCACAATGTTCTGGGCATCCGGACTGTGAGCTCTTGCCGGACAGTGCAACTGCAGagccggcctgacccagtgctatgggcagcacagtaagggggcaggggggattggatagggggcAGAGGAGTCCAGGAGGGTGGTGTAGACAGGGGTTGGGgtagtcaggaatgagaggaggggttggatgaggaggccgggggcagtcaggggcaggggttccaggggcagtcagggagaaggggtggttggatggggcaggggtccatgggggtggggcagtcaggaaggagaggagaggaggggttggatggggcagcggggggtagtcaggggtggggggtcaggggacgggttggatgggggcgggccacgcctggctgtttggggaggcaccaCCTCCACTAAccagcccgccatacaatttcagaaacctgatgtggccctcaggccaaaaagtttgcccacccctgctgtagctgTTAGGTTGCTGGTAACCCCTACGTACAGGGCCCAATACTTCCATCCCTCTCTTCCTCACATCCCCATCTTCACACCCTGCACGCCAGAACCGATCCCGCCAcgcccaacccccttccccgcctcccACCCCAATCTCCCACGTGCCTActtcccccacacacctccccatCTCTCGCCCGCCCCTCACCCGAAAGTGCTGGTCCCGGTACTGACTCAGCTCCACATAGGAGTCGCTGCGCAGGACGCTTAGCATCGCTACCGAGCACATGGCGGACGGGCCCCGGACAGCGCCTCGCAGAGGCCGGCTCCGGCACGGGGCAGCCAACCACCCGCCAACACCGCTGCAGCGCTCACGGACACGGTGGCTACTGTGCGAGCATGTGACCTAGCTCCCTAAATCCCTCCGTGTCCATCAGCCTCTGAGCAGCCAATCCTAGTGAGGATCACGGTAAAGGCAAGGCCGCTTACTCTCTCCCGCCCCGATGGTAGCAGCCAATCCCTGAGGGGATTGTGTCACGTGCGTCTACCTTCTATTGGCCTCCTTTAGCCTAGGGCTATTCAGCCAATCACAGCGCTGGATTCCACACGTGAGGCGGTTCTTCCTCCCTGCTTGCGGCCGTAGTCGTTCGGGTGTAGCCGTCGTGCCGCAGGATCCGCTGCCGAGAGATGGTGCTGCGGCGCCTGCTCTTCACGCTGCTCAACAACCCGCGGCTCATCGAGAAGCTGTCGGAGTCGCGGCCGATCCGCGTGGCGGCCCAGGTCACTGCCTCGGCCCTGACCCGGGCCCAGCTCGGGGGTCGGGAGGCGGCGCGGCGCCTGCTGCGGGAGGGGGGCCTGGCCCGCCTGCGGGAGACCTTCCTGCGTGAGCTAAAGGATGGGGCTCGGGCCCAGAACTGGCCCCGACCTCCTGGGAACAGGCGGGACGGGAGCGGACGCGGACGCGGAAGCCAGTGAGAGGGCGGGGAGAGAGCGATTCAAGCCCCCGGACCTTCCAGCCATGGGCGGGGGATTTGTTCTTCCCCAGCCCCAAGGATCTGCGGCCAGGAGGGCTATGAGGAGGCATCGCCGAGCCAGGGCCCGTTCGCCCCACCCGGACCGTAGCTGCTCTCGCCTGCGCAGGGGTAGCCGGCAGCTTTGAGCCCACCCAACTCCGTGCGCTGGGTCACGCAGTAACCAGGATCTGCGTCTTCGATGCGCGCTGTCTGCACACGCAGTTCTGCTCAGCGTgctgtgtttaaaataaacacGTCTGCATAGTTATATTTCCTTCATTTCCCCACAAAATGCAGTGCAGGCATCATATGCCCTATGGCAGTCCTTTGCTGCTTGACCAACAAATTAACACCGAATCAGATGGAAAGAGGTCAATGGTATTTGCTACTGGTAacctcttaatttaaaaaaatgtggtggTGATTCGTTTGgtatttgttttttataaagTGGAGTGGTGCAAATAAAATACCATGGATCCCAAGGTTTGGAATGTGGCATCTGAGTGAGAGGAAAAAGGTATAAAATCTTTTGGTCCAT
This region of Chrysemys picta bellii isolate R12L10 chromosome 9, ASM1138683v2, whole genome shotgun sequence genomic DNA includes:
- the NCBP2 gene encoding nuclear cap-binding protein subunit 2 isoform X2; translated protein: MGLDKVKKTACGFCFVEYYSRGDAENAMRYINGTRLDDRIIRTDWDAGFKEGRQYGRGRSGGQVRDEYRQDYDAGRGGYGKVVQPQ
- the NCBP2AS2 gene encoding protein NCBP2AS2; amino-acid sequence: MVLRRLLFTLLNNPRLIEKLSESRPIRVAAQVTASALTRAQLGGREAARRLLREGGLARLRETFLRELKDGARAQNWPRPPGNRRDGSGRGRGSQ
- the NCBP2 gene encoding nuclear cap-binding protein subunit 2 isoform X1 produces the protein MCSVAMLSVLRSDSYVELSQYRDQHFRGNRYDQERLLKKSCTLYVGNLSFYTTEEQIYELFGKSGDIKKIIMGLDKVKKTACGFCFVEYYSRGDAENAMRYINGTRLDDRIIRTDWDAGFKEGRQYGRGRSGGQVRDEYRQDYDAGRGGYGKVVQPQ